The Pseudomonas berkeleyensis genome includes a region encoding these proteins:
- a CDS encoding sensor histidine kinase yields the protein MKTDAHLSAVPLQSWLRIQREAPPLGARAEALRQALLGCPQVRQAWYLAWQPASRTYAQEDDGPRLPPGMGDPLEASDEALFAALGEQASLTFDALRQLPCWLAGRLRRAALHHGQALALQLQPGQPGVLLLQVDEAAGLEWLPWLRELLGQMVELASGLARSAPLLSADPQPTLLLDAEARLLESNAALQVLLGERSLAQVGELLPVNHLPLVRACLEQSRAVESVEAQDGERILIWSFIPDVAEQRVLARCREATREIREQREAARARRLYRLITENTTDLISRHTPDGVFLDATPASWTLLGYWPEELRGMAVDSLLHPQDQAQQAKQAREALEHDGYHTMTYRIRHRDGHYLWFETASRAIRETYTGAVVEVVSVSRDITARIQAEENKRRLEDELAHTTRLITLGELASGIAHEINQPLAAVVNYASASQRYLQGVGGDPAGVDKVGQGLARITEHANHASAVIKRLRAFLRKGQRRMQALDLAEVAREAVRLCNWEAGTAQVAVSDLLPDNLPPVFADRVLLEQVLLNLLRNAIDANRERHPGAPSQVRLEAGEADGGLAIRVIDQGPGVNDEQMGKLFTPFYTSKADGLGLGLSMSRSIIEGFGGALEALPAEGGGLCLECRLPLGRGEEKEG from the coding sequence GCCTGGCAGCCAGCCAGCCGCACCTACGCTCAGGAGGATGATGGGCCGCGTCTGCCACCGGGCATGGGCGACCCGCTGGAGGCCAGCGACGAAGCGCTATTTGCGGCGCTCGGTGAGCAGGCAAGTCTGACCTTCGACGCCCTGCGCCAACTGCCGTGCTGGCTGGCCGGGCGTCTGCGCCGCGCCGCGCTGCATCATGGTCAGGCGCTGGCCCTGCAACTGCAGCCAGGCCAACCGGGCGTGCTGTTGTTGCAGGTCGATGAAGCGGCCGGGTTGGAGTGGCTGCCCTGGTTGCGCGAACTGCTGGGGCAGATGGTCGAACTGGCCTCGGGGCTGGCGCGCAGCGCGCCGCTGCTGTCGGCCGACCCGCAGCCGACGCTGCTGCTCGACGCCGAGGCGCGTCTGCTGGAGAGCAACGCGGCGTTGCAGGTTCTGCTCGGCGAGCGCTCGCTGGCGCAGGTGGGAGAGCTGCTGCCGGTCAACCATCTGCCGCTGGTGCGCGCCTGCCTGGAGCAGTCGCGGGCCGTGGAGTCGGTGGAAGCGCAGGATGGCGAGCGCATCCTGATCTGGAGTTTCATTCCCGATGTGGCAGAGCAGCGTGTGCTGGCGCGCTGCCGCGAAGCGACCCGAGAAATTCGCGAGCAGCGTGAGGCCGCGCGGGCGCGGCGCTTGTATCGGCTGATCACCGAGAACACCACCGACCTGATTTCCCGGCATACACCGGACGGCGTGTTTCTCGACGCCACGCCTGCCAGTTGGACATTGCTCGGCTACTGGCCGGAAGAGCTGCGTGGCATGGCAGTCGACAGCCTGCTGCATCCGCAGGATCAGGCTCAGCAGGCCAAGCAGGCGCGCGAGGCACTGGAGCACGACGGTTACCACACCATGACCTATCGCATTCGTCATCGCGATGGCCATTACCTGTGGTTCGAGACTGCCAGCCGCGCGATACGTGAGACCTACACCGGCGCGGTGGTGGAGGTGGTCAGCGTGTCGCGCGACATCACTGCGCGCATCCAGGCCGAGGAGAACAAGCGCCGTCTGGAAGACGAGCTGGCGCACACCACGCGGCTGATTACCCTGGGCGAACTGGCCTCGGGTATCGCCCACGAAATCAACCAGCCGTTGGCGGCGGTGGTCAACTACGCCAGCGCCAGCCAGCGCTATTTGCAGGGCGTCGGCGGCGATCCGGCCGGGGTGGACAAGGTGGGCCAGGGCCTGGCGCGCATCACCGAGCACGCCAACCACGCCTCGGCCGTGATCAAGCGTCTGCGCGCCTTCCTGCGCAAGGGCCAGCGACGCATGCAGGCACTGGATCTGGCCGAGGTGGCGCGCGAGGCTGTGCGCCTGTGCAACTGGGAGGCCGGCACGGCGCAGGTGGCGGTCAGCGACCTGTTGCCGGACAATCTGCCGCCGGTATTCGCCGACCGCGTCCTGCTCGAACAGGTGCTGCTCAACCTGCTGCGCAATGCCATCGATGCCAACCGCGAACGCCACCCCGGCGCGCCTTCGCAGGTGCGTCTGGAGGCCGGCGAAGCCGACGGCGGCTTGGCGATCCGGGTGATCGATCAGGGGCCGGGCGTCAACGACGAGCAGATGGGCAAGCTGTTCACGCCGTTCTACACCAGCAAGGCCGATGGCCTGGGGCTTGGGCTGTCCATGAGCCGCAGCATCATCGAGGGTTTTGGTGGGGCGCTGGAGGCATTGCCGGCCGAGGGCGGCGGGCTGTGCTTGGAATGCCGGTTGCCTCTGGGCAGAGGTGAGGAAAAAGAGGGTTAA
- a CDS encoding response regulator transcription factor: MQQRVYVVDDDQGMLDSTLWLLESVGLTGVPFTSGRAFLEACDPTANACVLLDVRMPGMGGLNVQEEMRARGIDLPVIFVSGHADVPIVVRAFKAGAVDFIEKPYNEQLLLDSVQQALDRRPARPRRDARLAEVQARLDQLTPRERDVLLPLVRGYTNREVAEQLDISVKTVDLYRSRVMKRMQAETLPELVGMAIAAGLVDPLAIRSEV; encoded by the coding sequence ATGCAACAACGGGTTTATGTGGTCGATGACGACCAAGGCATGCTCGACTCGACGCTTTGGCTGCTGGAGTCGGTAGGGCTGACTGGCGTGCCGTTCACCAGCGGTCGGGCTTTTCTCGAGGCTTGCGACCCGACCGCCAATGCCTGCGTGCTGCTCGATGTGCGCATGCCCGGCATGGGTGGGCTGAACGTGCAAGAAGAGATGCGCGCGCGTGGCATCGATCTGCCGGTGATCTTCGTCAGCGGTCATGCCGACGTGCCCATCGTCGTGCGCGCGTTCAAGGCCGGCGCGGTGGACTTCATCGAGAAACCCTACAACGAGCAACTGCTGCTCGACAGCGTGCAGCAGGCGCTGGATCGCCGTCCGGCCCGGCCACGACGCGATGCGCGGCTGGCCGAGGTGCAGGCACGGCTCGATCAGCTCACCCCACGCGAGCGTGACGTGCTGCTGCCGCTGGTGCGCGGCTACACCAATCGCGAAGTGGCCGAGCAGCTCGATATCAGCGTGAAGACCGTCGACCTGTATCGCTCGCGGGTGATGAAGCGCATGCAGGCCGAGACACTGCCGGAGCTGGTAGGCATGGCCATCGCTGCAGGGCTGGTGGATCCGCTGGCGATCCGTTCAGAGGTTTGA
- a CDS encoding class I SAM-dependent methyltransferase produces the protein MNLYERHVLPHLIDFACGMGAVMKARSQLVPLASGRVLEIGIGSGLNLGFYDPQRVEVVVGVDPSAAMQRLARERAARCQMPVEMIALELGQIQAADACFDDIVCTFTLCTIPDAVAALREMRRVLKPGGRLLFCEHGLAPDLPVVRWQKRLTPLWKPLAGGCHLDRDIPALIAAGGFHIRQLETGYLKGPRPMTHVYRGWAD, from the coding sequence ATGAACCTCTACGAGCGCCACGTGCTGCCGCACCTGATCGACTTCGCCTGCGGCATGGGCGCGGTGATGAAGGCACGTTCGCAGCTCGTGCCGCTGGCGAGCGGACGCGTGCTGGAGATCGGTATCGGCAGCGGCCTGAACCTGGGCTTCTACGACCCGCAGCGGGTCGAGGTGGTGGTCGGGGTCGACCCGTCCGCCGCCATGCAGCGCCTGGCCCGTGAGCGCGCCGCACGCTGCCAAATGCCGGTGGAGATGATCGCCCTGGAGCTGGGGCAGATTCAGGCGGCGGACGCCTGCTTCGATGATATTGTCTGCACCTTCACCCTGTGCACCATCCCCGACGCGGTCGCCGCCCTACGCGAGATGCGCCGCGTGCTCAAGCCCGGCGGGCGCCTGCTGTTCTGCGAACATGGCCTGGCGCCGGATCTGCCAGTGGTGCGCTGGCAAAAGCGCCTGACGCCGCTGTGGAAACCGCTGGCCGGCGGCTGCCACCTGGATCGCGACATACCCGCGCTGATCGCTGCCGGCGGCTTTCATATCCGCCAGTTGGAAACCGGCTACCTCAAGGGGCCACGGCCGATGACCCACGTTTATCGCGGGTGGGCTGACTGA
- a CDS encoding DUF5629 family protein, with protein MTTLIEALQGADMLEIDGLHAWQFELDDDLLQQPDADATQPLLWIECIDGRTTRRWQFSLSAVRAARHDASSDAWTLDDAHGTHQLKCFAAFRGDNLDDEDDDEAP; from the coding sequence ATGACCACCCTGATCGAGGCGCTGCAAGGCGCCGACATGCTGGAAATCGATGGCCTGCATGCCTGGCAGTTCGAGCTGGATGACGACCTGCTGCAACAACCAGACGCCGACGCCACGCAGCCACTGCTATGGATCGAATGCATCGATGGCCGTACCACCCGCCGCTGGCAATTCAGCCTGAGCGCGGTACGCGCGGCCCGTCATGACGCCAGCAGCGACGCCTGGACGCTCGACGATGCCCATGGCACCCACCAGTTGAAATGCTTCGCCGCCTTCCGGGGCGACAACCTCGACGACGAGGATGACGACGAAGCTCCATGA
- a CDS encoding oxidoreductase translates to MHLTPQHILIAGATGLTGEHLLDRLLSEPTVSRVLAPTRRPLAAHPHLENPVGDLATLLPTLSGEVDTAFCCLGTTIKQAGSQEAFRAVDYDLVLAFARRARELGARHLVVISALGANPQSSVFYNRVKGETEEALKAMGWPQLTIARPSLLLGTRHDFRLGERLAAPLLRWLPGKYRGIDACALARALWRLALEEQNGIRVIDSSDLRRLGR, encoded by the coding sequence ATGCACCTGACCCCGCAGCACATCCTCATCGCCGGCGCCACCGGTCTTACCGGCGAACACCTGCTCGACCGCCTGCTCAGCGAGCCGACGGTGAGTCGCGTGCTGGCACCGACACGTCGTCCGCTGGCCGCTCACCCACATCTGGAAAACCCGGTAGGCGACCTGGCCACCCTGTTGCCGACCCTGTCGGGCGAGGTGGATACCGCCTTCTGCTGCCTCGGCACCACCATCAAGCAGGCCGGCTCACAGGAAGCCTTCCGCGCCGTCGATTACGACCTGGTGCTGGCCTTCGCCCGCCGCGCCCGTGAACTGGGCGCACGCCACCTGGTGGTAATCAGCGCGCTCGGCGCCAACCCGCAATCCTCGGTGTTCTACAACCGAGTCAAAGGTGAAACCGAAGAAGCGCTGAAAGCCATGGGCTGGCCGCAACTGACCATCGCCCGCCCTTCTCTGCTACTCGGCACCCGACATGACTTCCGCCTCGGCGAACGCCTCGCCGCACCGCTGCTGCGCTGGCTGCCAGGCAAGTACCGCGGCATCGACGCCTGCGCCCTGGCGCGTGCGCTCTGGCGTCTGGCACTGGAAGAGCAGAACGGCATCCGCGTGATCGACTCCTCCGACCTTCGCCGCCTGGGACGCTGA
- a CDS encoding C13 family peptidase, with the protein MISPTLRLAPLCLSLLLVACDDVSKVLPPDAILPDGGQYRGEVVDGLLQGPGRLDYRNGSWFVGPFKDGMLEGAGEWQGPGGEHYQGDFHEGMFHGQGTLTYSDGSRYQGGFERNRFSGEGLLEQGGQRYQGEFLNDRFHGLGRLEMPDGSSFQGQFVAGAPEGQGVRTDAYGNQYSGLFSQGALNGQGNYTGADGDNYSGDFRNNEFHGKGRYQSADGDVWAGEFVDGVMQGSGAYNGSDGSRYLGQFEDWRYQGEGLLTLADGTVYQGHFAAGEYSGEGTLTQADGTRQSGTWQRGRLIRDEQGQPVADTLELGLLRQGHLLDETIAAIPTSTPARELYALTLAGDGKQSVFMREADYVSQLMRERFGAYASVTLVNHRDHMADRPLATRENLTRVVQALAERTGEEDLVFIYLTSHGSRRHELNLDQPRLQLADLPASELAALLAPLKDRNKVVVISACYSGGFIPPLKDEKTLVMTAARADRVSFGCSEENDFTYFGRALFAEALAETDNLERAFELAKERVAEREQSDGFEPSEPQIWAPRGVLQHWRSLRQSQAERALSAAASPTANE; encoded by the coding sequence ATGATCTCGCCTACCCTGCGCCTCGCCCCTCTTTGCCTGAGCCTACTGCTCGTCGCCTGTGACGACGTGAGCAAGGTGCTGCCGCCGGACGCGATTCTGCCCGACGGTGGCCAGTACCGCGGCGAAGTGGTCGATGGCTTGCTGCAAGGCCCGGGTCGCCTGGATTACCGCAATGGCAGCTGGTTCGTCGGCCCGTTCAAGGACGGCATGCTCGAAGGCGCCGGCGAATGGCAAGGGCCGGGCGGCGAGCATTATCAGGGGGATTTCCACGAAGGCATGTTCCACGGCCAGGGCACCCTGACCTACAGCGATGGCAGCCGTTATCAGGGCGGCTTCGAGCGCAACCGTTTCAGTGGTGAAGGCCTGCTGGAACAGGGTGGCCAGCGCTATCAGGGCGAGTTTCTCAATGATCGTTTCCATGGCCTGGGCAGACTCGAAATGCCCGATGGCAGCAGCTTCCAGGGTCAGTTCGTAGCAGGCGCGCCCGAAGGCCAGGGCGTTCGTACCGATGCCTATGGCAACCAGTACAGCGGGCTGTTCAGCCAGGGTGCGCTCAATGGCCAGGGCAACTACACCGGTGCCGATGGCGATAACTACAGTGGCGATTTCCGCAATAACGAGTTTCACGGCAAGGGCCGCTACCAGAGCGCCGACGGCGATGTCTGGGCCGGCGAATTCGTCGATGGTGTGATGCAAGGCAGCGGTGCCTACAACGGCAGTGACGGCAGCCGCTATCTCGGCCAGTTCGAGGACTGGCGTTATCAGGGCGAAGGCCTGCTGACGCTGGCCGATGGCACTGTCTACCAGGGTCACTTCGCCGCCGGTGAATACAGCGGCGAAGGCACCCTGACACAGGCCGACGGCACGCGCCAGAGCGGCACCTGGCAACGCGGTCGCCTGATCCGCGACGAACAGGGGCAACCTGTTGCCGACACCCTGGAACTGGGCCTGCTGCGACAGGGGCACCTGCTCGACGAAACCATCGCGGCCATTCCGACCTCCACGCCGGCGCGCGAACTCTACGCCCTGACCCTGGCCGGCGATGGCAAGCAGAGCGTGTTCATGCGCGAAGCCGATTACGTCAGCCAGTTGATGCGCGAACGCTTCGGCGCCTATGCCAGCGTCACGCTGGTCAACCACCGCGACCATATGGCCGACCGCCCACTGGCTACCCGCGAGAATCTCACCCGCGTCGTCCAGGCACTGGCCGAGCGCACCGGCGAGGAAGACCTGGTATTCATCTACCTGACCAGCCATGGCTCGCGCCGGCATGAACTCAATCTCGACCAGCCACGCCTGCAACTGGCCGATCTGCCCGCCAGCGAACTGGCCGCGCTACTCGCCCCGCTGAAGGATCGCAACAAGGTGGTGGTGATCTCTGCCTGCTATTCCGGCGGTTTCATCCCGCCACTGAAAGACGAGAAAACCCTGGTGATGACTGCCGCGCGGGCTGACCGGGTATCCTTCGGCTGCAGCGAAGAAAACGATTTCACCTATTTCGGTCGAGCCCTGTTCGCCGAAGCGCTGGCCGAAACCGACAACCTTGAGCGCGCCTTCGAACTGGCCAAGGAACGCGTTGCCGAGCGCGAGCAGAGCGACGGTTTCGAACCCTCCGAACCGCAGATCTGGGCGCCCCGTGGGGTGCTCCAGCACTGGCGCAGCCTGCGCCAGAGTCAGGCCGAACGCGCACTCAGTGCCGCAGCCAGCCCCACCGCAAACGAATAG
- a CDS encoding MaoC family dehydratase yields MPSVPVAELKDYVGKELGKSEWLTIDQERINQFAECTGDHQFIHVDPEKAKLTPFGTTIAHGFLSLSLVPMLMEKIMIMPQGLKMAVNYGLDSVRFIQPVKVNSKVRLVVTLTDANEKNPGQWLLKARAVLEIEGQEKPAYIAEPLTLCFV; encoded by the coding sequence ATGCCGTCAGTACCCGTAGCAGAACTCAAGGACTATGTTGGCAAGGAACTCGGCAAGTCCGAGTGGCTGACCATTGACCAAGAGCGCATCAACCAGTTTGCCGAGTGCACTGGCGACCACCAGTTCATCCACGTCGATCCGGAAAAAGCCAAACTGACCCCCTTCGGCACCACCATCGCCCATGGCTTCCTGTCGCTGTCGCTGGTACCGATGCTGATGGAAAAGATCATGATCATGCCGCAAGGCCTGAAAATGGCGGTCAACTACGGCCTGGACAGCGTGCGCTTCATCCAGCCGGTCAAGGTCAACTCCAAGGTGCGCCTGGTGGTAACCCTGACTGACGCCAACGAGAAGAACCCCGGCCAGTGGCTGCTCAAGGCCCGCGCGGTACTGGAGATCGAAGGCCAGGAGAAACCGGCCTACATCGCCGAGCCGCTGACCCTCTGCTTCGTCTGA
- a CDS encoding CidA/LrgA family protein has product MLLRGLSWLVLCQLLGTVLNALLLPMLPGPIIGMLLLFVFLLVRGEVGEPLSVASSSLLKYLPLILVPPAVGVMAYASDIAEDFWAVVGALVLSLLISVAFAGWLMQRLIDRQQRREEV; this is encoded by the coding sequence ATGCTGCTTCGCGGCCTGTCCTGGCTGGTGCTGTGTCAGTTGCTCGGTACCGTTCTCAATGCGTTGCTGCTGCCCATGCTGCCGGGGCCGATCATTGGCATGCTGCTGTTGTTCGTGTTCCTGCTGGTGCGCGGTGAGGTGGGTGAGCCGCTCAGCGTGGCCTCCAGCAGCCTGCTCAAGTACCTGCCGCTGATCCTGGTGCCACCGGCTGTGGGGGTGATGGCTTACGCCAGTGATATCGCCGAGGACTTCTGGGCCGTGGTCGGCGCCCTGGTGTTGTCACTGCTGATCTCGGTGGCGTTCGCGGGCTGGCTGATGCAGCGCCTGATCGACCGTCAGCAGCGTCGGGAGGAGGTATGA
- a CDS encoding LrgB family protein yields the protein MSLEWHNAWQALTHHPLFGIGITLGAYQLAMAAYERTRWVFLQPVLVSMLTVIGILLICGLGFTEYKRSVEALTLLLGPATVALAVPLFLNLRRIRQLFWPILITLIVAGTLATALGAGLAWLFGAEQLMLKSMAPKSVTSPIAMLVADQIGGIAALAAVFVMITGVIGAIVGPSVLRLCRVHHPAAVGLALGISAHAVGTARALQESDECGAFAALAMSLMGVITAVLLPLVFVLLL from the coding sequence ATGAGTCTCGAATGGCACAACGCCTGGCAGGCGCTGACTCATCACCCGCTGTTCGGCATCGGCATCACCCTGGGTGCCTATCAACTGGCCATGGCCGCCTATGAGCGAACCCGCTGGGTGTTCCTTCAGCCGGTGCTGGTATCGATGCTCACGGTAATCGGCATCCTGCTGATCTGCGGCCTGGGCTTCACCGAGTACAAACGCAGCGTCGAAGCATTGACCCTGCTGCTCGGTCCGGCCACCGTCGCCCTGGCGGTGCCGCTGTTTCTCAACCTGCGACGCATCCGCCAGCTGTTCTGGCCGATCCTGATTACCCTGATCGTGGCCGGCACGCTGGCCACTGCGTTGGGCGCCGGTCTGGCCTGGCTGTTCGGCGCCGAACAACTGATGCTCAAGAGCATGGCGCCGAAATCGGTGACCTCGCCCATCGCCATGCTGGTGGCTGACCAGATCGGCGGTATCGCAGCGCTGGCCGCGGTATTCGTGATGATCACCGGGGTTATCGGCGCCATCGTCGGCCCGTCGGTGCTGCGCCTGTGCCGTGTCCATCACCCAGCGGCAGTTGGGCTGGCGCTTGGCATCAGCGCCCACGCGGTGGGCACTGCGCGTGCCTTGCAGGAAAGCGACGAATGCGGCGCTTTCGCCGCTCTGGCCATGAGTCTGATGGGGGTGATTACCGCGGTGCTGTTGCCGCTGGTGTTCGTCCTGCTGCTGTAA
- a CDS encoding LON peptidase substrate-binding domain-containing protein, with amino-acid sequence MNLPLFPLNTVLFPGCMLDLQIFEARYLDMISRCMKQGSGFGVVCIVEGDEVGEAASRFAAVGCEAMVRDFQQRPNGLLGIRVEGGRRFKVERAQVLPDQLTIADVQWLDEQEERPLLGEHADLAALLTALAQHPLVEGLGMAGMPSGQLQLANQLAYLLPLEPGQKLQLLQLDDPEQRLTQLQAMVEQLQGDAS; translated from the coding sequence ATGAATCTGCCGCTGTTCCCGCTCAATACCGTGTTGTTTCCAGGCTGCATGCTCGATCTGCAGATTTTCGAGGCGCGTTATCTGGACATGATCAGCCGTTGCATGAAGCAGGGCAGCGGTTTTGGTGTGGTCTGCATCGTCGAAGGCGACGAGGTCGGTGAGGCTGCCAGCCGTTTTGCCGCTGTCGGCTGCGAGGCCATGGTGCGTGATTTTCAGCAACGTCCCAATGGCTTGCTGGGCATTCGTGTCGAGGGCGGCCGCCGCTTCAAGGTGGAGCGCGCCCAGGTCTTGCCGGATCAGTTGACCATCGCCGACGTGCAGTGGCTCGACGAGCAGGAAGAACGCCCGCTGTTGGGCGAGCATGCCGACCTGGCCGCATTGCTCACCGCCCTGGCACAGCATCCGCTGGTAGAGGGGTTGGGCATGGCCGGTATGCCCAGCGGCCAGTTGCAACTGGCCAACCAGCTCGCCTATCTGTTGCCGCTGGAGCCGGGGCAGAAGCTGCAACTGCTGCAACTGGACGATCCCGAGCAGCGCTTGACTCAGTTGCAGGCCATGGTGGAACAGCTGCAGGGCGACGCTTCGTAG
- a CDS encoding bifunctional DedA family/phosphatase PAP2 family protein, whose translation MMQWFDSMTTWLQGSPHWLALAIFLVACLECLAVAGIIIPGTVVLFSLAVLAGSGALELWQTLLLAYTGGLLGDAISYGLGRRFHQGIRRLPVLRDHPQWLSGAENYFQRYGVISLLVGRYIGPLRPMLPLVAGMLDMPAVRFALVSMLAAAGWAVAYMLPGWATGAALRLPLPEGFWGAAGIVSATLAVMLLLIMQASLRERRWSASLAALLGAAALAAMLIGFPHLDSLDQGLMTLVQDERSAAFDPIVVFITRFGDFHIQFAVGVLLVVLLLAARRWQAGLFVGGCLLLASTATTVLKNLLARSRPDVLLQPLESYSLPSGHSSAAFAFFLALGILAGRGSAARTRLTWLLVACLPALAIALSRVYLGVHWPSDIIAGALVAATSCALSLALIQRAAPMQPLPAKVWWLVIPACTALLGAMVTWQLSATLLRYSY comes from the coding sequence ATGATGCAATGGTTCGACAGCATGACCACCTGGCTGCAGGGCAGCCCGCACTGGCTGGCCCTGGCCATCTTCCTCGTCGCCTGCCTGGAATGCCTGGCGGTAGCCGGCATCATCATCCCCGGCACCGTGGTGCTGTTCAGCCTCGCAGTACTGGCTGGCAGCGGCGCACTGGAACTGTGGCAAACGCTGCTGCTCGCCTACACCGGAGGTCTGCTCGGCGACGCGATTTCCTATGGCCTCGGTCGACGTTTTCACCAGGGCATTCGGCGCCTGCCCGTACTGCGCGATCACCCGCAATGGCTGAGCGGTGCGGAAAACTATTTCCAGCGCTATGGCGTGATCAGCCTGCTGGTGGGCCGCTATATCGGCCCGCTGCGCCCGATGCTGCCACTGGTGGCAGGCATGCTGGACATGCCGGCCGTGCGCTTCGCCCTGGTCAGCATGCTCGCCGCTGCCGGTTGGGCGGTCGCCTACATGCTCCCTGGTTGGGCTACGGGCGCCGCACTGCGTCTGCCCTTGCCGGAAGGTTTCTGGGGCGCCGCCGGTATCGTCAGCGCCACCCTCGCGGTGATGTTGCTGCTGATCATGCAGGCCAGCCTGCGCGAGCGCCGCTGGAGCGCCAGCCTCGCCGCCTTGCTCGGCGCCGCCGCCCTGGCCGCGATGCTGATCGGCTTCCCCCATCTGGACAGCCTCGACCAGGGCCTGATGACACTGGTACAGGACGAGCGCAGCGCCGCCTTCGACCCCATCGTGGTGTTCATCACCCGTTTCGGTGATTTCCATATCCAGTTTGCGGTCGGCGTCCTGCTGGTAGTGCTTCTGCTCGCTGCGCGCCGTTGGCAGGCAGGATTGTTCGTCGGCGGTTGCCTGCTGCTCGCCTCGACCGCCACCACCGTGCTGAAGAACCTGCTGGCCCGCTCCCGCCCGGACGTACTGCTACAACCGCTGGAAAGCTACAGCCTGCCCAGCGGGCACAGCTCGGCGGCGTTTGCCTTCTTTCTCGCACTGGGCATTCTGGCTGGTCGCGGCAGCGCTGCACGCACGCGACTGACCTGGCTGTTAGTGGCCTGCCTGCCGGCCTTGGCCATCGCCCTGTCGCGGGTATACCTGGGCGTGCATTGGCCCAGCGACATCATCGCTGGCGCGCTGGTGGCGGCCACCAGTTGCGCGCTCAGCCTGGCGCTGATCCAGCGCGCGGCGCCGATGCAACCGTTGCCGGCGAAGGTATGGTGGCTGGTGATACCGGCGTGCACCGCGCTGCTCGGAGCCATGGTCACCTGGCAGCTGTCCGCCACCTTGCTGCGTTACAGCTATTGA
- a CDS encoding DNA-3-methyladenine glycosylase, translating to MPAEPTLSLPWPGARPLPDAFFDRDAQLVARELLGKVIRHRVGALWLSARIIETEAYYLVDKGSHASLGYTEKRKALFEGGGHIYMYYARGGDSLNFSAHGPGNAVLIKSGHPWIDAISGPESLAAMQRNNPDSLGQPRPAERLCAGQTLLCKALGLKVPDWDARRFDPTRLFVDDVGERPGHIVQCARLGIPQGRDEHLPYRFVDAAYARHCTRNPLRRGQVEGHDYQLHALEPTQP from the coding sequence ATGCCCGCCGAACCCACCCTTAGTTTGCCCTGGCCAGGTGCCAGGCCATTGCCCGATGCCTTCTTCGACCGCGATGCACAGTTGGTGGCGCGCGAGCTGCTCGGCAAGGTGATCCGCCACCGCGTCGGAGCCCTCTGGCTCAGCGCCCGGATCATCGAGACCGAGGCCTATTACCTGGTCGACAAAGGCAGCCATGCCTCGCTCGGCTACACGGAGAAGCGCAAGGCACTGTTCGAAGGTGGCGGGCACATCTATATGTACTACGCCCGTGGTGGCGACTCGCTGAACTTCAGCGCCCATGGCCCTGGCAATGCGGTACTGATCAAATCAGGGCATCCCTGGATCGATGCCATCAGCGGCCCCGAGTCTCTCGCCGCCATGCAACGCAACAATCCCGACAGCCTTGGCCAGCCACGCCCAGCCGAACGGCTGTGCGCCGGACAGACCTTGCTGTGCAAGGCACTGGGCCTGAAAGTTCCGGACTGGGACGCACGCCGCTTCGACCCGACCCGGCTGTTCGTCGATGACGTCGGCGAACGCCCGGGGCACATCGTGCAATGCGCGCGCCTGGGGATTCCGCAGGGCCGCGACGAACACCTGCCCTATCGTTTCGTCGATGCGGCCTACGCACGCCACTGCACACGCAACCCTTTGCGTCGAGGCCAGGTCGAAGGACACGACTATCAACTGCATGCGCTGGAGCCTACCCAACCATGA